From the genome of Sphingobacterium kitahiroshimense, one region includes:
- a CDS encoding SRPBCC family protein — MKKNTVSLHRIIQASPEKVFRAFADPIAHATWLPPYGFICTVQQMDFKVGGNFKMTFINFSTGNGHSFGGEYLEILPNESIKYSDRFDDPNLPGEMITTVSLNKVSCGTELQIVQENIPDVIPVEMCYLGWQESLDKMKRLVEPEIPDA; from the coding sequence ATGAAAAAGAATACAGTTTCCTTACATCGCATTATTCAGGCCAGTCCTGAAAAAGTGTTTCGTGCTTTTGCTGATCCAATAGCACATGCCACCTGGTTACCTCCTTATGGTTTTATATGTACAGTGCAACAAATGGACTTTAAAGTAGGTGGTAACTTTAAAATGACTTTTATAAATTTCAGCACTGGCAATGGGCACTCTTTTGGTGGAGAATATTTAGAGATTTTACCGAATGAATCAATTAAATATAGTGATCGTTTTGATGATCCTAATCTTCCGGGAGAAATGATAACGACAGTTTCACTGAATAAGGTGTCCTGTGGTACTGAACTTCAAATTGTACAAGAAAATATTCCAGATGTAATACCTGTTGAAATGTGCTATTTAGGTTGGCAGGAATCATTAGATAAAATGAAGAGATTGGTTGAACCTGAAATACCTGATGCATAA
- a CDS encoding glyoxalase, which produces MLFQRTDKMMNGVFITFSGNCKKALQFYQNCFGGKLYFEAFKNEMNNYSESPIIIGSLISDMIVIHGSDLVHNEGRQVGNYLSIFLHCNDAGDRKLLIHKLKVNRKITYTPDEIKQSLIEITDAFDVRWILAI; this is translated from the coding sequence ATGTTATTTCAGAGAACCGATAAAATGATGAATGGTGTTTTTATTACATTTTCAGGAAATTGTAAGAAAGCACTTCAATTTTACCAAAATTGTTTTGGTGGTAAGTTGTATTTTGAAGCATTTAAAAATGAGATGAATAACTATTCGGAGTCACCTATAATTATTGGCTCATTAATTTCTGATATGATTGTAATTCATGGTTCAGATTTGGTACATAATGAAGGTCGTCAGGTCGGAAATTATTTATCTATATTTCTGCATTGTAATGATGCGGGAGATCGCAAATTATTAATTCATAAATTGAAAGTTAATAGAAAGATTACTTATACTCCAGATGAAATCAAACAAAGCTTGATTGAAATAACGGATGCATTTGATGTACGTTGGATATTGGCTATTTAG
- a CDS encoding NAD(P)/FAD-dependent oxidoreductase, which yields MKENRIYDVIIIGGSYAGLSAAMALGRSLRDVLVIDSGIPCNRQTPHSHNFLTQDGKTPLEIATIAKQQVEQYESIIFENGVVTDGRFASEGFEICTEEGNIYIGRKLIFATGVKDIFPDIKGFSACWGISVIHCPYCHGYEFKHQKTGIIGKGDKAIHLSSLVHNLTDQLQVLTRGEANFEEEQKDKLAKNQIGIIETEIVEIVHKDGYVKQLVFDDGRTESFDAVYAPVPFVQHLDLPVNLGCELTEAGHIKVDSFQKTNIPGVFACGDSTTMMRSVASAVSTGNTAGAMVNMELTQEEF from the coding sequence ATGAAAGAAAATAGAATTTATGATGTCATCATTATTGGAGGTAGCTATGCTGGTCTTTCTGCTGCCATGGCATTAGGGCGTTCTTTGCGAGATGTGTTGGTAATTGATAGTGGAATTCCGTGCAATCGACAGACGCCACACTCTCATAATTTCTTGACACAAGATGGTAAGACACCCTTGGAGATTGCTACCATAGCAAAGCAACAGGTTGAGCAATATGAAAGCATTATTTTTGAAAATGGTGTCGTGACAGATGGTAGGTTTGCGTCAGAAGGTTTTGAGATCTGTACTGAAGAAGGGAATATTTATATCGGTAGGAAACTTATTTTTGCAACTGGAGTTAAGGATATTTTTCCTGATATAAAGGGTTTTTCTGCATGCTGGGGGATTTCAGTTATTCATTGCCCTTACTGTCACGGTTATGAATTTAAACATCAAAAAACCGGTATTATTGGAAAAGGGGATAAGGCAATCCATCTATCTTCATTAGTTCATAATCTCACTGATCAATTACAGGTTTTGACAAGAGGTGAAGCAAATTTTGAAGAAGAACAAAAAGATAAATTAGCTAAAAATCAAATTGGTATAATTGAAACTGAAATTGTAGAAATTGTCCACAAAGACGGATATGTTAAGCAATTGGTGTTTGATGATGGTCGAACAGAAAGTTTTGATGCGGTGTATGCTCCAGTTCCCTTTGTACAGCATTTAGACCTGCCGGTGAATTTGGGATGTGAGCTTACTGAGGCTGGGCATATTAAAGTTGATAGTTTTCAGAAAACCAATATTCCAGGTGTTTTTGCCTGTGGTGACTCCACCACAATGATGCGCTCCGTAGCAAGTGCTGTTAGTACTGGAAATACAGCTGGAGCGATGGTTAATATGGAATTAACACAGGAAGAGTTTTGA
- a CDS encoding polysaccharide biosynthesis C-terminal domain-containing protein, producing MTAIKQLAGQTLWYGVSNIGAKFLNYLLTPILTYLMIDSSGVRDYGGYSLLYSWIAVANIIFTYGFETGYFRFSNTQGVDRHSLFQTAFGSIWLSTALLITFISFFTVPINNFMNLDGHPEYILWCLYLIGLDAITAIPFAKLRQENRPKRYAFVKLSGIIINILFTLFFLIWLPKYAVHHPDDAIVHWFTTNNRIGFLILANVFQNLFVFLLLFSEWKSFRFKINFNLWKQLFKYSAPMIFIGLAGMINEVMDRQMLAKLLSQDVDAQSVVGIYSANYKLAIFITLFIQAFKMAAEPFFFNKSKDKNAPALYATVMKWFVITLSLAFLFSALYLDAWKYMVGASYRSGLGIVPILLCANICLGIYYNLSVWYKLTDRMRMGLYITIFGSVITLVGNYFFIPYWGMYAAAWTTLICYASMMLVTYFIGQNYYYIPYPVKKIGIYLLAMLLCFFMKRSIDVYSDSWTQDMQLLLRIPVAFILMILYVFFIVKMERKELKNIPLIGKYI from the coding sequence TTGACGGCTATAAAACAATTGGCAGGACAAACCCTGTGGTATGGTGTAAGTAACATTGGAGCAAAATTTCTAAACTATTTACTGACACCTATTCTTACTTACCTGATGATAGATTCTTCAGGTGTACGAGATTATGGTGGTTACAGTTTATTGTATTCTTGGATTGCTGTAGCAAATATTATATTTACCTATGGTTTTGAAACGGGGTATTTTCGTTTTTCAAATACACAAGGTGTAGACCGACACTCACTTTTTCAAACAGCGTTTGGTTCAATATGGCTCAGTACCGCATTACTCATTACGTTTATTTCTTTTTTTACTGTTCCAATCAACAATTTTATGAACCTTGATGGACATCCAGAATACATTTTGTGGTGTCTTTATCTGATTGGATTAGATGCAATAACTGCTATTCCATTTGCTAAATTACGACAGGAAAACCGTCCCAAAAGATACGCTTTTGTAAAATTATCCGGTATTATTATCAATATACTGTTTACTTTATTTTTCTTAATATGGTTGCCTAAATATGCGGTGCATCATCCGGACGATGCTATTGTACATTGGTTCACTACTAATAACCGGATAGGGTTTTTAATCTTAGCAAATGTGTTTCAAAATCTCTTTGTATTCTTATTATTATTTTCAGAATGGAAGAGTTTTAGGTTTAAGATAAATTTCAATCTTTGGAAACAGCTTTTTAAATATAGTGCCCCTATGATTTTTATTGGGTTAGCGGGCATGATAAACGAAGTAATGGATCGGCAAATGCTGGCGAAATTGCTGTCACAGGATGTCGATGCGCAAAGTGTCGTTGGGATTTATTCAGCAAACTATAAATTAGCGATCTTTATTACGTTATTTATACAAGCATTTAAAATGGCTGCAGAACCATTTTTCTTCAATAAATCCAAAGACAAAAATGCACCGGCTCTGTATGCAACTGTGATGAAATGGTTTGTAATCACACTTTCTTTAGCTTTTCTTTTTTCTGCTTTATATCTTGACGCCTGGAAATATATGGTCGGGGCTTCCTATCGTTCCGGTTTGGGCATCGTACCGATACTTTTATGTGCTAACATATGCTTGGGAATATATTATAATCTTTCAGTATGGTATAAACTGACTGATCGGATGCGTATGGGTTTGTATATCACGATATTTGGTTCTGTTATTACGCTCGTTGGTAATTATTTTTTTATTCCCTATTGGGGCATGTATGCAGCCGCATGGACTACCTTGATCTGTTATGCGAGTATGATGTTAGTGACTTATTTCATTGGTCAAAATTATTACTATATACCCTATCCTGTAAAAAAAATAGGAATATATCTATTGGCAATGTTGCTATGTTTCTTTATGAAAAGGAGTATTGATGTATATTCCGATTCTTGGACTCAAGATATGCAACTTTTATTACGTATTCCTGTTGCTTTTATTCTGATGATACTTTATGTTTTTTTTATAGTAAAAATGGAGAGGAAGGAATTAAAAAATATACCATTAATAGGCAAGTATATTTAA
- a CDS encoding biliverdin-producing heme oxygenase: MLSQHIKEQTHAAHQNVEGKIVRQLKSIRSDADYTKVLKGFYAYFRAVEDRIAPFVTSDILPDLADRRNSSYIKKDIEALGGSVENLPEANAPLVNNVLEALSSLYVLEGSIMGGPYIVQMLNKYGITKGTSFFEGYGENSREMWAGFTTVLNKHAEDPESYTLATEKANQTFYNFGNVFSPIVNVN, from the coding sequence ATGCTTAGTCAACATATTAAAGAGCAAACACATGCTGCTCACCAAAACGTAGAAGGTAAAATCGTACGTCAATTAAAAAGTATTCGTTCAGATGCAGATTACACAAAGGTTCTAAAAGGTTTTTATGCCTATTTCCGTGCCGTTGAAGATCGTATTGCACCTTTTGTAACTTCGGATATTTTGCCCGATCTAGCAGATCGTCGTAATTCTTCTTATATAAAAAAGGATATCGAAGCATTGGGCGGAAGTGTAGAAAATCTTCCAGAAGCTAATGCTCCTCTAGTTAACAATGTGTTAGAAGCCCTAAGCTCACTTTATGTTCTTGAGGGATCAATTATGGGTGGGCCATACATTGTGCAGATGCTGAACAAATATGGAATTACTAAAGGCACTTCGTTTTTTGAAGGGTATGGTGAAAACAGTCGCGAAATGTGGGCAGGATTCACGACTGTCTTAAATAAACATGCCGAAGATCCTGAGAGCTATACACTTGCGACAGAGAAGGCAAATCAAACTTTCTACAATTTTGGAAACGTATTTTCCCCTATTGTAAATGTAAACTAA
- a CDS encoding S41 family peptidase, whose protein sequence is MQTDEIINPIEGTKKELILDSIFLYAQQLYRWQESLPSYTDFTPRKKFGSISPEQTAYERELFAISQYSLAHNGKPYEWSPIEGKPKYSYLERSRNTKKSSGHLASMEHQYKYATHLSYWTSGKKYIAYLYIASFPELAIVKTELDRLFKELSNKQVTHLILDLRHNGGGYVETAEYLANLIVPQKLDGKIMFSEQFHPNVQNGKATLLGKQPYLDANGNPVQYKGRSATLADVDYSEKANTHYFVKKGVFNTLQHLSFIVSGRTASASELLISSFKPYFPVRLIGQKTFGKPVGFFSLKIDAFDIYFASFLIRNANGWSDYFDGMSVDISLASPKTDLHIGNPKEPWLASTLQDIVSITDSKLEKGVDNIKDNPPFVFWPETIGENLLFKTNFQLKN, encoded by the coding sequence ATGCAAACAGATGAAATAATAAATCCTATAGAGGGAACAAAAAAAGAACTGATTCTCGATTCAATTTTTTTGTATGCTCAACAATTATACCGATGGCAGGAATCACTTCCCTCCTATACAGATTTTACTCCTCGTAAGAAGTTTGGAAGCATTAGTCCCGAACAGACTGCTTATGAACGTGAGCTTTTCGCAATAAGTCAATACTCATTGGCCCATAATGGCAAACCATATGAATGGTCTCCAATTGAAGGAAAACCCAAATACTCTTATCTGGAGCGCAGTAGAAACACAAAAAAAAGTAGCGGGCATCTTGCAAGCATGGAGCACCAATATAAATATGCTACACACCTGTCCTATTGGACTTCAGGTAAAAAATACATAGCCTACCTTTACATTGCTTCATTTCCCGAATTAGCTATCGTTAAGACAGAACTCGATAGACTTTTTAAAGAGCTTTCGAATAAACAAGTAACTCATCTGATTTTAGATCTTCGTCACAATGGCGGCGGATATGTTGAGACAGCGGAATATTTGGCCAATTTGATTGTACCTCAAAAACTGGATGGGAAAATCATGTTCAGTGAACAATTTCATCCGAATGTCCAAAATGGCAAGGCTACTCTTTTAGGTAAACAACCCTATTTAGATGCAAATGGAAATCCTGTACAATATAAAGGCCGTTCCGCAACTTTGGCCGATGTAGACTATAGTGAAAAAGCCAATACACATTATTTCGTCAAGAAAGGAGTATTCAACACATTACAACACTTATCATTTATTGTATCCGGACGTACCGCATCAGCTAGTGAACTTCTTATTAGTAGTTTTAAACCTTACTTTCCGGTGAGACTTATTGGTCAGAAAACTTTTGGAAAGCCAGTAGGATTTTTCTCTCTTAAAATTGATGCTTTCGACATTTATTTTGCATCATTCCTGATTCGTAATGCTAATGGTTGGTCGGACTATTTTGATGGAATGTCTGTCGATATTTCCCTAGCCTCCCCAAAAACAGACCTACATATAGGTAATCCGAAGGAGCCTTGGCTAGCATCTACACTGCAAGACATTGTTTCTATTACAGACTCTAAGCTGGAAAAAGGTGTTGATAATATTAAAGATAATCCTCCTTTCGTCTTTTGGCCAGAAACAATAGGTGAGAACCTGCTGTTTAAAACAAATTTTCAATTAAAGAACTAA
- a CDS encoding cytochrome-c peroxidase — MNLYLPKQVILATLLTTFLYSCSKGKSSPEEPTITPTPEETLREKYSKSSAQWPVAEWYKNIEIRELAALPKNPSNDKVELIALGKALFFDPRTGNGLKTCASCHNPDTYWIDQKTTADGIALHHRNTPSMENVWYLEGNLFHDGRAKTYREQIAEAINSPIEMGGNTSSLSSKLMSIPGYVDLYESAYNNKNMTIEGLLDAIAAYSKSISSGETAFDRFVQGDYQALNDQQLEGLHLFRTKGKCINCHNGPYFTDLDFHNLGYAVTNKGALDNGRFESSKLESDKGKFRTPGLRNVTNTAPYMHNGSIATLSELVNLLSQGMPQKTGQQINGILSPHIQNLRLSSKEQENIIIFLSSLSSEPIKTERPILP, encoded by the coding sequence ATGAACTTATACTTGCCAAAACAGGTAATCCTTGCAACTTTACTAACCACTTTTTTATACAGCTGTAGTAAGGGTAAGTCATCGCCGGAGGAGCCGACAATTACACCTACCCCAGAAGAAACGCTACGAGAAAAATACAGTAAAAGTAGCGCACAGTGGCCAGTCGCAGAATGGTATAAAAATATTGAGATACGAGAACTAGCAGCATTGCCCAAAAATCCTTCAAATGATAAGGTTGAGCTTATTGCTTTGGGAAAAGCGCTTTTTTTTGATCCCCGTACAGGTAATGGCTTGAAGACCTGTGCTTCGTGCCATAATCCGGACACCTACTGGATCGATCAGAAAACAACAGCTGATGGTATAGCTTTACATCACCGTAACACACCATCCATGGAAAATGTCTGGTACTTGGAAGGGAATCTCTTTCACGATGGGCGTGCGAAAACCTATCGTGAACAAATTGCAGAAGCTATCAATTCGCCAATTGAAATGGGCGGAAATACGAGTTCTTTATCTTCCAAACTAATGTCCATACCTGGTTATGTAGATCTGTATGAATCGGCTTATAATAATAAGAATATGACAATAGAGGGTTTGCTAGATGCAATAGCTGCTTATTCCAAATCCATTAGCAGTGGAGAAACTGCATTTGATAGGTTTGTCCAAGGTGATTATCAGGCGCTAAATGACCAACAGCTCGAGGGATTACATTTGTTCCGCACGAAAGGAAAGTGTATCAATTGTCACAACGGTCCGTATTTTACGGACTTAGATTTTCATAATCTCGGCTATGCAGTAACGAACAAAGGTGCATTGGACAACGGACGATTTGAGTCTTCTAAATTAGAAAGTGACAAAGGTAAATTTCGTACGCCTGGATTAAGAAACGTCACAAATACTGCACCATATATGCACAATGGTAGTATTGCTACTTTGAGTGAATTAGTCAACTTACTAAGCCAAGGAATGCCTCAAAAGACTGGTCAGCAGATTAATGGCATATTATCACCACATATACAGAATTTAAGACTCAGCAGTAAAGAGCAGGAAAATATCATTATCTTTCTATCAAGCTTATCAAGTGAACCGATAAAAACTGAAAGACCAATATTGCCGTAA
- a CDS encoding HmuY family protein gives MKITKTNTLLKFVAIFVFLTLLGACSKSDPKIEPEPNPEISEGMFNRLISVKNFGEDLPTGTLPTTKQSPIYYSLEQNKAITPDYRLTTRWDISFAEIYRSFVNCNNSSNGYGVGGPGKGGIYLVKKKFEDVIDIPSDAEFRRGEKAYGTDDSGTFGEGLGWYLYDFGGDIKGGGAENKKHVCYPIEGHTLVVRTANGNYAKIKIQSIYKDLLDPKDWYKTSPTPFFTFQYVLAKSGSTKFEIKN, from the coding sequence ATGAAAATAACAAAAACTAATACCCTTTTAAAATTCGTTGCAATCTTTGTTTTTTTAACATTGCTAGGCGCCTGCAGTAAAAGCGATCCTAAAATAGAACCAGAACCTAATCCAGAAATTTCAGAAGGAATGTTCAATCGCTTAATTTCAGTAAAGAACTTTGGAGAGGACTTACCAACGGGAACTTTACCCACAACGAAGCAATCGCCTATATATTATAGTTTAGAACAGAATAAGGCTATTACGCCAGATTATAGGCTGACAACACGTTGGGATATTTCTTTCGCAGAGATATACAGGAGTTTTGTCAATTGCAATAATAGTTCAAATGGATACGGAGTAGGTGGACCTGGTAAAGGTGGAATTTATCTAGTCAAGAAAAAATTTGAAGATGTTATAGATATTCCCTCCGATGCTGAATTCCGTAGAGGAGAAAAGGCCTATGGAACAGATGACTCTGGAACTTTTGGAGAAGGTCTGGGATGGTATCTATATGATTTTGGTGGAGACATCAAAGGTGGTGGAGCCGAAAACAAAAAGCATGTTTGTTATCCAATTGAAGGGCATACCTTGGTAGTACGCACAGCTAATGGCAATTATGCAAAAATCAAAATTCAGAGCATCTACAAAGACTTATTAGATCCAAAAGATTGGTATAAAACTTCACCCACACCATTCTTTACTTTCCAATATGTATTAGCGAAATCCGGGAGTACCAAATTTGAAATCAAGAATTAA